The Saccharomonospora glauca K62 genome has a segment encoding these proteins:
- a CDS encoding DciA family protein, whose protein sequence is MARAALRAAKERAAARGTEPGFRKPGARPVGGRAMSGLSGQNPRRHRWSGPGFDERDPQPFGRLLARMSSQLGWNARLANGRVFGQWPTLVGADVAEHAQPVALNDGELTVRASSTAWATQLRLLQRQLLARIAAGVGNGVVTRMKIQGPTAPSWRKGPRHIPGRGPRDTYG, encoded by the coding sequence TTGGCCAGGGCCGCGTTGCGCGCCGCCAAGGAGCGCGCCGCGGCGCGCGGGACCGAGCCGGGCTTCCGCAAGCCGGGGGCGAGGCCGGTCGGGGGCCGTGCGATGTCCGGGCTGTCGGGCCAGAACCCCCGCCGACACCGTTGGTCGGGTCCGGGGTTCGACGAGCGGGACCCGCAGCCGTTCGGTCGTCTGCTCGCGAGGATGTCGAGCCAGCTCGGCTGGAACGCCCGGCTCGCGAACGGCCGGGTCTTCGGACAGTGGCCGACGTTGGTGGGGGCGGACGTCGCCGAACACGCCCAGCCGGTGGCGTTGAACGACGGGGAGCTGACCGTGCGCGCGAGTTCCACCGCATGGGCCACTCAGTTGCGCTTGCTGCAACGGCAGCTCCTGGCAAGAATCGCAGCGGGCGTGGGAAACGGTGTGGTCACCAGGATGAAGATTCAGGGGCCGACGGCCCCGAGTTGGCGCAAGGGGCCTCGGCACATCCCCGGAAGGGGTCCTCGCGACACCTACGGTTGA
- the gyrB gene encoding DNA topoisomerase (ATP-hydrolyzing) subunit B — protein MAANNSEYSASSITVLEGLEAVRKRPGMYIGSTGERGLHHLIQEVVDNSVDEAMAGFATRVEVTLLADGGVRVVDDGRGIPVDIHPVHGKPTVEIVLTQLHAGGKFDSKSYAVSGGLHGVGVSVVNALSTALDVEVHRDGKIWVQHYERSVPGELLEKGPTDRTGTSVTFWADPEIFETTTYNAETVARRLQEMAFLNKGLTIVLRDERVTEEEDADATGERAGIKERTYYYPGGLEDFVKHINATKEAIHPSVISFDQKGDGLEVEVAMQWNNGFTPSVYTFANTINTHEGGAHEEGFRAALTRVVNAYARDKKLLKEKDANLTGDDVREGLAAIVSVKLAEPQFEGQTKTKLGNSEARSFVQTTCNEWLADWFERNPAEAKIIINKAVSSAQARLAARKARDLVRRKGAMDIGGLPGKLKDCRSRNPEECELYIVEGDSAGGSAKEGRDSRFQAILPIRGKIINVEKARIDRVLKNQEVQSLITALGTGIHDEFDISKLRYHKIVIMADADVDGQHIRTLLLTLLFRFMRPLIEQGYVYLAQPPLYKIKWPRSEPEYAYSDRERDGLLRAGAEAGRKLPKDDGIQRYKGLGEMNAEELWETTMDPANRVLLQVSLDDAAQADELFSVLMGEDVEARRSFITRNAKGVRFLDV, from the coding sequence GTGGCAGCAAACAACAGCGAATACAGTGCGTCCTCCATCACAGTGCTTGAGGGCTTGGAGGCGGTCCGCAAGCGCCCCGGCATGTACATCGGTTCGACCGGTGAACGTGGGCTGCACCATCTCATCCAGGAAGTCGTCGACAACTCGGTCGACGAGGCCATGGCGGGATTCGCCACGCGCGTCGAGGTCACGTTGCTGGCCGACGGTGGGGTCCGCGTCGTGGACGACGGCCGGGGCATCCCCGTCGACATCCACCCCGTGCACGGCAAGCCCACCGTGGAGATCGTGCTGACCCAGTTGCACGCCGGCGGCAAGTTCGACAGCAAGTCGTACGCGGTGTCGGGCGGGTTGCACGGTGTCGGTGTCTCCGTGGTGAACGCGCTGTCCACCGCTCTCGACGTCGAGGTCCACCGCGACGGCAAGATCTGGGTGCAGCACTACGAGAGGTCGGTGCCCGGTGAGCTGCTGGAGAAGGGGCCCACCGACCGCACCGGCACCAGCGTCACGTTCTGGGCCGATCCGGAGATCTTCGAGACCACGACCTACAACGCCGAGACGGTGGCCCGGCGGCTCCAGGAGATGGCCTTCCTCAACAAGGGCCTCACCATCGTGCTGCGCGACGAGCGCGTCACCGAGGAGGAGGACGCGGACGCCACCGGCGAACGCGCCGGGATCAAGGAGCGCACCTACTACTACCCCGGTGGGCTCGAGGACTTCGTCAAGCACATCAACGCCACCAAGGAGGCCATCCACCCCAGCGTCATCTCGTTCGACCAGAAGGGCGACGGCCTGGAGGTCGAGGTGGCGATGCAGTGGAACAACGGCTTCACCCCGTCGGTGTACACCTTCGCCAACACGATCAACACGCACGAGGGTGGGGCCCACGAGGAGGGCTTCCGCGCCGCGCTGACCCGCGTGGTCAACGCGTACGCCCGTGACAAGAAGCTGCTCAAGGAGAAGGACGCCAACCTCACCGGTGACGACGTCCGTGAGGGCCTCGCGGCGATCGTCTCCGTCAAGCTCGCCGAGCCGCAGTTCGAGGGGCAGACGAAGACGAAGCTCGGTAACAGCGAGGCGCGTTCGTTCGTGCAGACCACGTGCAACGAGTGGCTGGCCGACTGGTTCGAACGTAACCCCGCCGAAGCCAAGATCATCATCAACAAGGCGGTGTCGAGCGCGCAGGCACGACTGGCCGCCCGCAAGGCGCGGGACCTCGTGCGCCGCAAGGGCGCGATGGACATCGGTGGTCTGCCCGGCAAGCTCAAGGACTGCCGTTCGCGCAACCCGGAGGAGTGCGAGCTCTACATCGTCGAGGGTGACTCGGCGGGTGGTTCGGCCAAGGAGGGCCGCGACTCACGGTTCCAGGCGATCCTGCCCATCCGAGGCAAGATCATCAACGTCGAGAAGGCCCGCATCGACAGGGTGCTGAAGAACCAGGAGGTCCAGTCGCTCATCACCGCGCTGGGCACCGGCATCCACGACGAGTTCGACATCTCGAAGCTGCGGTACCACAAGATCGTGATCATGGCCGACGCCGACGTCGACGGCCAGCACATCCGCACGCTGCTGCTGACCCTGCTGTTCCGGTTCATGCGACCGCTCATCGAGCAGGGCTACGTCTACCTCGCGCAGCCGCCGCTCTACAAGATCAAGTGGCCGCGTTCCGAGCCGGAGTACGCCTACAGCGACCGGGAGCGTGACGGGCTCCTGCGGGCCGGTGCCGAGGCGGGTCGGAAGCTGCCGAAGGACGACGGTATCCAGCGGTACAAGGGTCTCGGCGAGATGAACGCCGAGGAGCTGTGGGAGACCACCATGGACCCCGCCAACCGCGTGCTGCTCCAGGTGAGTCTCGACGACGCGGCGCAGGCCGACGAGTTGTTCTCCGTGCTGATGGGCGAGGACGTCGAGGCACGTCGTTCGTTCATCACCCGCAATGCCAAGGGCGTGCGGTTCCTGGACGTCTGA